From the genome of Nicotiana sylvestris chromosome 2, ASM39365v2, whole genome shotgun sequence, one region includes:
- the LOC138886116 gene encoding uncharacterized protein, producing MVLTDIRPRIADNLEKSYKIEDCRQLREEVARLFNEGYLREFLSDRAKNHFRERNANRKNEPEKPQNVIHMIIDGADVLQGPIFKRTKVSIIKKKRTRSYVPEDALSFCNKEAEDVSQPQNVALVISILLNKIQVKRVLVDPGSLSNIIRSRVVKQLGLHDQIVPASRVLSFNMASETTKGEIILPINVAGTIQGTRFHVIEGGMRYNTLLGKPWIHNMRAMPSIFHQMIKFPTEERVNTVHGEQHAAK from the coding sequence ATGGTACTCACGGACATAAGACCAAGGATTGCAGACAACTTAGAGAAGAGTTATAAGATCGAGGATTGCAGACAACTTAGAGAGGAGGTAGCTCGACTATTCAATGAAGGATACCTTCGTGAATTTCTTAGTGACCGGGCCAAAAACCATTTCCGAGAAAGAAATGCAAATAGGAAAAATGAACCCGAAAAACCTCAAaatgtcattcacatgatcatcgaTGGAGCCGACGTCCTACAGGGACCTATATTCAAACGTACTAAAGTGTCCATCATAAAGAAAAAACGGACTCGGAGCTATGTGCCCGAGGACGCTCTATCATTCTGCAACAAGGAAGCAGAAGACGTATCCCAGCCTCAAAACGTCGCCctggtaatctctatccttttgaataaaattcaGGTTAAGCGTGTTTTAGTAGATCCAGGTAGCTTGTcgaacataatcagatcgagggtcgtgaaACAACTCGGCCTGCACGATCAAATTGTACCTGCATCCCGGGTGctgagcttcaacatggcaagtgaaacaacgaaggGAGAAATTATCTTGCCTATAAACGTAGCCGGGACCATACAAGGCACCaggttccatgtcatcgaaggtggcATGAGGTATAACACACTCCTCGGGAAGCCATGGATACACAATATGAGGGCAATGCCTTCGATTTTCCATCAGATGATAAAGTTCCCGACAGAGGAAAGAGTGAATACAGTCCACGGAGAACAGCATGCTGCAAAATAG